A window of the Budorcas taxicolor isolate Tak-1 chromosome 8, Takin1.1, whole genome shotgun sequence genome harbors these coding sequences:
- the FAM167A gene encoding protein FAM167A, with amino-acid sequence MSVPQIQVEEVAGGEEGPAGTTPPPDDHLRSLKALTEKLRLETRRPSYLEWQARLEEQMWSFPRPAAEPRGSAEEEPSLLRTRALRPHPPPNGRANQDGPPPTGKLEGFESIDEAIAWLRKELMEMRLQDQQLARQLMRLRSDIHQLKIQQTCDLHRRMLNDATYELEERDELSDLFCDAPLASSFSLSAPLKLIGVTKMNINSRRFSLC; translated from the exons ATGTCTGTGCCCCAGATCCAAGTAGAAGAAGTGGCTGGTGGGGAAGAAGGGCCGGCAGGAACAACCCCACCTCCAGATGACCACCTCCGGAGCCTGAAGGCCCTCAcggagaaactgaggctggagaCCCGCAGGCCTTCCTACCTGGAGTGGCAGGCCAGGCTGGAGGAGCAGATGTGGTCCTTCCCAAGGCCGGCGGCCGAGCCACGGGGCTCTGCGGAGGAGGAACCCTCGCTCCTGAGAACGAGGGCACTCAGGCCGCATCCCCCACCTAATGGGAGGGCGAACCAGGACGGGCCACCGCCCACTGGCAAGCTGGAGGGCTTTGAGAGCATCGACGAAGCTATAGCCTGGCTCAGGAAGGAACTG ATGGAGATGCGGCTTCAGGACCAGCAGCTGGCGCGGCAGCTCATGCGCCTGCGCAGTGACATCCACCAGCTGAAGATCCAGCAGACCTGCGACCTGCACCGGCGGATGCTCAACGACGCCACCTACGAGCTCGAGGAGCGCGACGAGCTGTCCGACCTCTTCTGCGACGCTCCCCTCGcctcctccttcagtctttctgcaCCACTCAAGCTCATCGGGGTCACCAAGATGAACATCAACTCCCGCAGGTTTTCTCTGTGCTAA